In the Phreatobacter oligotrophus genome, GCTGAACCAACCAACTTGACATCTCCCCCAGCAGTAACCCCGCTTTTCCCGCACTGGCGCCGTTCCGGAATGATCGCCATATACTGAACGTACGCGAACCTGACGGACGCCACCTTGATCGAGAAAATCGACTCTCAAAGCCTGACTAAGATCTTCGAGAAGATGGATGATGCGCTATCGCCCACAAGCGAAACGCAAACTCTCTGCATCTTTGGCGCGGCTGCGATTCTGTCGTACGGGTCAGCTGCTCGGCAGACTCAGGACATCGACATTTGGCGGCCTGCTAGCAAAATTAATGACCGAGCCATCAGGCAAATGGCCTTTGCCGCAGATCTGGACGTCGACCCTGTAGAGCTGGCACCGGATCGGATCTATCTCCAGATCGTTGATGATGGAGTCGTCCGCCTACCGCCCTTTGACATTCAAGAAAGACGATGGCCAGGAGGGGCACCGAACAAGCTGGTCTGGTCGGGCAATAAGCTGATTGTGGAGGCCCCTCCCCCCGCCATTCTAGCGGCAGCGAAACTGGTTCGAGCTTCTCCGCAAGATCTGGAGGACATCGCTTTTTTGATGAACGCCAAGGGCCTCGACGAAGACGCCATCATGGAGGCGGTTCGACAGCTGCCCCAAGAGCACCGGGAGATCGCCGCCGACAACATGGTT is a window encoding:
- a CDS encoding DUF6036 family nucleotidyltransferase; its protein translation is MIEKIDSQSLTKIFEKMDDALSPTSETQTLCIFGAAAILSYGSAARQTQDIDIWRPASKINDRAIRQMAFAADLDVDPVELAPDRIYLQIVDDGVVRLPPFDIQERRWPGGAPNKLVWSGNKLIVEAPPPAILAAAKLVRASPQDLEDIAFLMNAKGLDEDAIMEAVRQLPQEHREIAADNMVVLALTRQSNRQRIRPARPRAKTGKGLND